In Streptococcus dysgalactiae subsp. dysgalactiae, the following are encoded in one genomic region:
- a CDS encoding C39 family peptidase, with product MKQTKVLTGIAVAALSTGTGLVQADDLSNTRPAKAAEVVTHTEVTENQVADVKAKADEATQAVKDQEVTVKAAEAEKTQAQQSLVDATIAVNDAEKLASEATPEGLTKAQEEAEASQNAVTDAQAQLEAVQEAESKAQTAVDHQKETVVKASQAVVEKEAAVTSATQAVDHAKAAFTTTNQAVDVSAAEEKVLEAQEAVTKAETQVSQAQEADAKHESDVSHAKEELDLKSQELAEKQTTLEQVMAAIEAERLTKPVENGTYFNQRDNEWQKAYGNQTFAATGCVPSALAMVFSELAKREVTPTEIADYLWHNTDEFNKHYGGTSGKGLVAATNHYGFASTHLDSQSTIIAALQAGHHVLAAVQNNKFSPWGPQYSHEIVLRGYSNGNTYVYDPYEKANIGWYPVANLWNEQSRDAIDTAEVGVPFFKITTQKMAQLERAKAVANEGLDEAKQAVKQAEANVEALEQVVAQTSQAKEQLAAAKANLVTAKDMLDKAKQTAKLAEQDLETKTANLKQAQEHLTLKQDDLAKAQTELATQEKSLEQLTQVLSVAQENLGRATKAVEQAKADFTQKQAYVTNLKQVTKLRQDSQDKVNQAKAVLSEASARLEQELETLKTLQAKEADLTAQYQAIFKAYQAVIEATTKQEANTTAIDQAMAENKAIAQVNRDEKARVDAFNAKGEEAVPVVNEVGHVTDYVSGTTQLADAVAVRTEETSSQTMNTSSVSAQPMVKQGHQKVLDTVATSQSSLPQTGEQSLSLLSLLGMTIISLLGLVSVKKKAE from the coding sequence ATGAAACAAACAAAAGTATTAACAGGAATAGCAGTCGCAGCTTTATCGACAGGCACAGGTCTTGTGCAGGCAGATGATTTATCAAATACAAGACCAGCTAAAGCAGCTGAAGTTGTGACACATACGGAAGTGACAGAAAATCAAGTAGCTGATGTCAAAGCAAAAGCTGATGAGGCCACTCAAGCCGTTAAGGATCAGGAAGTTACAGTGAAAGCTGCTGAAGCAGAAAAAACTCAAGCCCAACAATCTTTAGTTGATGCGACAATAGCAGTTAATGATGCCGAAAAACTAGCCAGTGAAGCAACGCCAGAAGGTCTAACAAAAGCCCAAGAAGAGGCTGAGGCTAGTCAAAATGCTGTTACTGATGCACAAGCACAACTTGAAGCAGTTCAAGAGGCTGAATCAAAAGCCCAAACAGCAGTTGACCATCAAAAAGAAACAGTTGTCAAAGCGTCTCAAGCAGTTGTTGAGAAAGAAGCTGCAGTGACAAGTGCTACTCAAGCTGTTGATCATGCTAAGGCAGCTTTCACGACAACTAATCAAGCCGTTGATGTCAGTGCAGCGGAAGAAAAAGTGTTAGAGGCTCAAGAAGCGGTTACGAAAGCAGAAACACAAGTTTCTCAGGCTCAGGAAGCAGATGCAAAACATGAGTCTGATGTGAGTCATGCTAAAGAAGAGCTTGACCTTAAGTCACAAGAGTTAGCAGAAAAACAAACAACTCTAGAACAAGTCATGGCTGCGATTGAAGCAGAGCGTCTGACCAAACCTGTTGAAAATGGCACTTACTTTAACCAAAGAGATAACGAGTGGCAAAAAGCTTATGGTAATCAAACCTTTGCAGCAACTGGTTGTGTACCTAGTGCTTTGGCTATGGTTTTTTCAGAGCTGGCTAAAAGAGAGGTGACACCGACTGAGATTGCTGATTACTTATGGCATAACACAGATGAGTTTAATAAACATTATGGAGGCACGAGCGGTAAAGGACTTGTAGCTGCTACTAATCATTATGGCTTTGCTTCAACACATTTAGATAGTCAATCAACTATTATTGCAGCTTTACAAGCAGGTCATCATGTTTTGGCCGCAGTACAGAATAATAAATTTAGTCCTTGGGGACCACAATATAGTCATGAAATTGTCTTGCGTGGGTACTCAAATGGAAATACTTATGTCTACGATCCATATGAAAAAGCAAATATTGGTTGGTATCCTGTAGCTAACCTTTGGAATGAACAAAGTCGTGATGCTATTGACACAGCAGAGGTTGGAGTACCTTTCTTTAAAATAACAACTCAAAAAATGGCACAGCTCGAAAGGGCAAAAGCAGTAGCTAATGAAGGCTTAGATGAAGCTAAGCAAGCTGTTAAACAAGCAGAAGCGAATGTAGAAGCCTTAGAACAAGTTGTTGCTCAAACCTCACAAGCCAAAGAACAATTAGCTGCAGCTAAGGCTAACTTAGTCACAGCCAAAGATATGTTGGATAAGGCTAAACAAACGGCTAAATTAGCAGAACAAGACCTAGAAACGAAAACAGCTAATCTTAAGCAAGCTCAAGAACATCTAACCCTTAAACAAGATGACCTAGCTAAAGCTCAAACGGAGCTAGCAACTCAAGAGAAAAGCTTAGAACAGTTAACTCAAGTGCTTTCAGTAGCTCAAGAAAATCTTGGCCGTGCGACAAAAGCAGTTGAACAGGCTAAGGCTGACTTCACCCAAAAACAGGCTTATGTGACGAATCTTAAGCAAGTGACAAAACTGAGACAAGACAGTCAAGACAAAGTAAACCAAGCTAAGGCGGTTCTCAGTGAAGCAAGTGCTCGTTTAGAACAAGAACTTGAGACCTTAAAAACCTTGCAAGCCAAAGAGGCTGACCTAACAGCACAGTATCAAGCCATCTTTAAAGCCTATCAAGCTGTCATAGAAGCGACAACCAAACAAGAAGCTAACACAACAGCTATTGATCAAGCGATGGCAGAAAACAAAGCTATTGCTCAAGTCAATCGTGATGAAAAAGCTAGGGTTGATGCTTTTAACGCTAAAGGAGAAGAAGCTGTTCCTGTGGTCAATGAAGTAGGACATGTAACAGATTACGTGTCTGGGACAACACAGTTGGCTGATGCTGTAGCAGTGAGAACAGAAGAAACATCATCACAGACAATGAACACTTCCTCTGTTAGTGCACAACCGATGGTCAAGCAAGGCCATCAAAAGGTTCTTGATACTGTCGCTACTTCACAAAGTAGCCTTCCTCAGACAGGTGAGCAATCCTTATCACTTTTAAGCCTATTAGGAATGACTATCATCTCGCTCCTTGGCCTAGTCTCTGTTAAAAAGAAAGCCGAGTAA
- the ssb gene encoding single-stranded DNA-binding protein codes for MNNTNLIGRLTKKAELYQTPDKKTYARFTLAINRKKKAGGSGSEADFIPCIIWGKAAENLVSWTDKGTLMSLEGELRTRNYEKDGQKHFVMEVWSTFFQVLSKPVTDN; via the coding sequence ATGAATAACACAAACTTAATTGGACGACTGACCAAGAAAGCAGAACTTTATCAAACACCTGATAAGAAAACCTATGCTCGCTTTACCCTAGCGATTAACCGTAAAAAGAAAGCAGGCGGGTCAGGAAGTGAGGCAGATTTCATTCCCTGTATCATTTGGGGAAAAGCTGCTGAAAATCTTGTTAGTTGGACCGACAAAGGAACTCTGATGAGTCTTGAAGGTGAGCTACGAACTCGCAACTACGAAAAAGATGGTCAAAAGCACTTTGTCATGGAGGTTTGGTCAACCTTTTTCCAAGTCTTATCAAAGCCAGTTACTGACAATTAA
- a CDS encoding LPXTG cell wall anchor domain-containing protein, with translation MTKKQLLSVLTATTVALLTTSLAYADETPVPVDPTAPSTEVVTPAPAQPEKLLDTLKPEEPETPREERPVPVDPTTPSAGKEDKPETVPGQAETPKEETKPKEEVKPETPKSSEDKKKEELVPDNVSKDIIEKVDTTTGEVVFKPIPVTPDKTVIGTKDSQVIIRDQAGRTQVVTPESLGGYVNPNGTVTLKDATGAEKTLPKTGDKQSVLGYLGMMLISVLGYAVKKKVSH, from the coding sequence ATGACAAAAAAACAATTACTTAGTGTCCTCACAGCGACCACAGTGGCCCTACTCACAACCTCTCTTGCTTACGCAGATGAGACCCCAGTGCCAGTGGATCCGACTGCTCCTTCAACGGAAGTGGTCACTCCTGCGCCTGCTCAACCTGAAAAACTACTAGACACCTTAAAACCAGAAGAGCCAGAAACTCCAAGAGAAGAACGACCAGTTCCTGTGGATCCGACCACCCCATCAGCTGGTAAAGAGGACAAGCCAGAAACTGTCCCAGGTCAGGCTGAAACGCCTAAAGAGGAAACAAAGCCTAAAGAAGAAGTAAAACCTGAAACTCCTAAGTCTAGTGAAGACAAGAAAAAAGAAGAGCTTGTCCCAGATAATGTCTCAAAAGACATTATTGAAAAGGTGGATACCACGACAGGTGAAGTGGTCTTTAAACCGATTCCAGTCACACCAGACAAAACAGTTATCGGTACTAAGGACAGTCAGGTGATTATTCGTGACCAAGCAGGCCGTACACAAGTCGTTACCCCTGAGAGCCTTGGTGGCTACGTTAATCCTAATGGTACCGTTACACTTAAAGACGCTACAGGTGCTGAAAAGACGCTACCAAAGACAGGTGATAAACAAAGCGTGCTTGGTTACTTGGGTATGATGTTAATTTCGGTTTTAGGCTACGCTGTCAAGAAAAAAGTATCGCACTAA
- a CDS encoding SspB-related isopeptide-forming adhesin, protein MKQMETKGYGYFRKTKAYGLVCGIVLAGALTLGSTAFADDVTSLNPATNLTTLQTPPRADQTQLAHQAGHQSGELVSDVSDTEWDNAVTTAQEAGVAVKQSEKVTHDSLSSAQADLEKQTKAVTEATTKQEANTTAINQAVSENKAIDQANRDEKARVDALNTKGEADTKAKNEAGQAQVDAQNKQAQEAADTMNAQLKADYEAKLTEIERIKAENEAIRQRNQQANQATHQANQAAQATYQEKLAEIERIKAGNAAIRDRNAKAQQEAERQTQVLQAAYEAKLAEIKQIEAENEAIRKRNEQAGQATNQTNQAAQAEYQQKLAEIERIKAENAAIRDRNAKARQEAERQTQALQAAYEAKLAEIKQIEAENEAIRKRNEQAGQATNQTNQVAQAEYQQKLAEIERIKAENAAIRDRNAKARQEAERQTQALQAAYEAKLAEIKQIEAENEAIRKRNEQAGQATNQTNQVAQAEYQQKLAEIERIKAENAAIRDRNAKARQEAERQTQALQAAYEAQLSAYQQALQAKKEAENKAIDQVVFGIDAKANGVDNAEYGNSIMTVTTQPDGTFVFKHDMIDGVKTIGHGTLTGKINHHYEANKDGSITAYIDSVTFDKYEYQNVAKNDAVDKNIAFRILSATGQELFVKAHDGDKTFSETLNKTVSLKLTYQLKPHEAVKDIKVFQLHDDWVHDTHGSALVSYTNNNDAVPHVEVPDKPVQPDIVTPKVEQEKPVPEAPQKPTDGVPNLEKEKPVPPTPVKPEAVKPALEQEKPVPEAPQKPTDDVPNLEKEKPVPPTPVKPEAVKPVLEQEKPVPEAPQKPTDDVPNLEKEKPVPPTPVKPETVKPDLKSFTPEIYNPIKPVVKPHVTVPEKVVYEVMVHPVQVKQTPTNVKSVTNSDQVNIDGQLVPKGSTVTWELVNTSLKAGRQDITSYELTDPLPDGFELDVTATQTFSPDWVITTDEAGKVSLKASQTLLEHFNAKRDQEAEVPKVSLVGRLLNDAGTYHNTFKTVVTTPTGSYMVTSNTPVIYTPGNDPKTPRNPGGDNPTPHDNLIQPTKTIVDDKGQSIDGKSVLPNSTLTYLAKQDFDQYKGMTAAKESVMKGFIYVDDYKDEAIDGHSLVVNSINAANGDDVTNLLEMRHVLSQDTLDDKLKALIKASGISPVGEFYMWVAKDPAAFYKAYVQKGLDITYNLSFKLKQEFKKGDITNQTYQLDMGNGYYGNVVVNHLPELTVHKEVLDQDGKSIQNGTVKIGDEVTYKLEGWVIPAGRGYDLTEYKFVDHLQHTHDLYQKDKVLATVDITLSDGMVISKGSDLAQYTETVYNKETGQYELAFKQDFLAKVVRSSEFGADAFVVVKRIKAGDVTNEYTLYVNGNPVKSNKVTTHTAEPPQPVTPKAPALPSTGEQGVSVLTVLGAGLLSLLGLVGLKKRQ, encoded by the coding sequence ATGAAACAAATGGAAACTAAGGGTTATGGCTATTTTAGAAAAACAAAGGCCTATGGTCTTGTTTGTGGTATTGTTTTAGCAGGGGCTTTGACGTTGGGATCGACAGCTTTTGCGGATGATGTAACTTCTTTAAACCCAGCGACTAACTTAACAACGCTACAAACACCTCCAAGAGCTGATCAAACACAGCTAGCTCATCAAGCTGGCCATCAGTCAGGTGAGTTAGTATCAGATGTGAGCGACACTGAATGGGACAATGCTGTCACAACAGCTCAGGAAGCAGGTGTTGCTGTAAAACAGTCTGAGAAGGTCACGCATGATAGCTTATCATCTGCGCAAGCCGATTTAGAGAAACAAACTAAAGCTGTAACAGAAGCTACAACTAAGCAAGAAGCTAATACAACTGCTATTAATCAAGCAGTTTCGGAAAATAAAGCTATTGATCAAGCTAATCGTGACGAAAAAGCTAGAGTTGACGCTCTTAATACTAAAGGAGAAGCGGATACTAAGGCAAAAAATGAAGCGGGTCAAGCTCAAGTAGATGCGCAAAATAAACAAGCCCAAGAAGCGGCTGATACTATGAATGCCCAATTAAAGGCAGACTATGAGGCCAAGTTAACTGAAATCGAGCGAATCAAGGCTGAAAATGAAGCTATCCGTCAGCGCAACCAACAAGCTAATCAAGCAACTCATCAAGCTAATCAAGCAGCACAAGCTACCTATCAAGAAAAGTTAGCAGAGATTGAGCGCATTAAAGCTGGAAATGCTGCCATTCGTGATCGTAATGCTAAGGCCCAACAAGAAGCAGAACGTCAAACCCAAGTGCTCCAAGCAGCTTATGAAGCAAAATTGGCAGAAATCAAGCAGATTGAAGCTGAAAATGAAGCTATCCGTAAACGTAATGAACAAGCAGGTCAAGCAACGAATCAAACCAATCAAGCAGCACAAGCAGAATACCAACAAAAATTAGCAGAGATTGAGCGCATCAAAGCCGAAAATGCCGCTATCCGTGATCGTAATGCTAAAGCTCGACAAGAAGCAGAGCGTCAAACCCAAGCGCTCCAAGCAGCTTATGAAGCAAAATTAGCAGAAATCAAGCAGATTGAAGCCGAAAATGAAGCTATCCGTAAACGTAATGAACAAGCAGGTCAAGCAACGAATCAAACCAATCAAGTAGCACAAGCAGAATACCAACAAAAATTAGCGGAGATTGAGCGCATCAAAGCCGAAAATGCCGCTATCCGTGATCGTAATGCTAAAGCTCGACAAGAAGCAGAGCGTCAAACCCAAGCGCTCCAAGCAGCTTATGAAGCAAAATTAGCAGAAATCAAGCAGATTGAAGCCGAAAATGAAGCTATCCGTAAACGTAATGAACAAGCAGGTCAAGCAACGAATCAAACCAATCAAGTAGCACAAGCAGAATACCAACAAAAATTAGCGGAGATTGAGCGCATCAAAGCCGAAAATGCCGCTATCCGTGATCGTAATGCTAAAGCTCGACAAGAAGCAGAGCGTCAAACCCAAGCGCTCCAAGCAGCTTATGAAGCTCAATTATCAGCCTACCAACAAGCACTACAGGCTAAAAAAGAAGCTGAAAACAAAGCTATCGATCAGGTTGTCTTTGGAATTGATGCAAAAGCCAACGGTGTTGATAATGCAGAATATGGTAATTCAATCATGACTGTTACAACGCAACCAGATGGTACTTTTGTTTTTAAGCATGACATGATCGATGGTGTTAAAACAATTGGGCATGGGACTTTAACGGGTAAAATTAATCATCATTATGAGGCTAATAAAGATGGTAGCATTACAGCTTATATTGATAGTGTAACATTTGATAAGTATGAATATCAAAATGTAGCTAAAAATGACGCAGTTGATAAAAATATTGCTTTTCGTATTTTAAGTGCCACAGGTCAAGAATTATTTGTCAAAGCCCATGATGGTGATAAAACTTTTAGTGAAACTTTAAATAAGACAGTGTCTCTTAAGTTAACTTACCAACTAAAACCGCATGAAGCTGTAAAAGATATCAAAGTATTTCAATTGCATGATGACTGGGTACATGATACACATGGTTCTGCTTTAGTTTCTTATACTAATAACAATGATGCTGTGCCACATGTAGAGGTACCAGACAAGCCAGTACAGCCTGATATAGTTACACCAAAAGTTGAGCAAGAAAAACCAGTCCCAGAGGCTCCTCAAAAGCCAACAGATGGTGTTCCAAACTTAGAGAAGGAAAAGCCTGTTCCTCCAACCCCAGTTAAACCAGAGGCAGTTAAACCCGCTTTAGAGCAAGAAAAACCAGTCCCAGAGGCTCCTCAAAAGCCAACAGATGATGTTCCAAACTTAGAGAAGGAAAAGCCGGTCCCACCAACCCCAGTTAAACCAGAGGCAGTTAAACCTGTTTTAGAACAAGAAAAACCAGTCCCAGAAGCTCCTCAAAAGCCAACAGATGATGTTCCAAACTTAGAGAAGGAAAAACCAGTCCCACCAACTCCAGTTAAACCTGAAACGGTTAAGCCAGATCTCAAGAGCTTTACGCCAGAGATTTATAATCCGATTAAACCAGTTGTGAAACCCCATGTCACCGTTCCTGAAAAGGTCGTCTATGAGGTTATGGTTCATCCTGTTCAAGTGAAACAAACGCCAACAAATGTTAAGTCTGTTACTAATAGTGATCAGGTTAATATCGATGGACAACTGGTACCAAAAGGATCAACGGTAACGTGGGAGCTTGTTAATACTTCTCTCAAAGCTGGTCGTCAGGACATCACAAGCTATGAACTAACTGATCCACTACCAGATGGTTTTGAGTTAGATGTTACCGCCACACAAACCTTTTCTCCTGATTGGGTGATAACAACGGATGAAGCAGGGAAGGTTAGTCTTAAGGCTTCGCAAACCCTTTTGGAGCACTTCAATGCTAAACGTGACCAAGAAGCAGAAGTCCCTAAGGTATCATTGGTTGGTCGTTTACTGAATGATGCAGGAACTTATCACAATACCTTTAAGACGGTGGTCACTACTCCAACTGGTAGCTATATGGTAACCTCTAACACACCAGTGATTTATACACCAGGGAACGATCCGAAAACACCTCGTAACCCAGGAGGAGATAATCCAACACCGCATGATAATCTGATTCAGCCAACTAAAACCATTGTGGATGACAAGGGTCAGTCCATTGATGGGAAGTCTGTCTTGCCAAACAGCACGCTGACTTACCTGGCTAAGCAAGATTTTGATCAGTACAAAGGGATGACAGCTGCCAAAGAAAGTGTCATGAAAGGCTTTATCTATGTCGATGATTACAAGGATGAAGCGATAGATGGTCATTCACTCGTTGTGAATTCAATTAATGCCGCTAACGGAGATGATGTGACCAATCTCTTAGAGATGCGCCATGTGTTGTCTCAAGATACGCTTGACGATAAGCTAAAAGCACTCATCAAGGCATCAGGCATTTCTCCAGTCGGTGAATTTTACATGTGGGTAGCTAAAGACCCAGCAGCCTTTTACAAAGCTTATGTTCAAAAAGGGTTAGACATTACCTACAACTTGTCCTTTAAACTTAAGCAGGAATTCAAGAAAGGTGACATTACTAACCAAACCTATCAATTAGATATGGGCAATGGCTATTACGGCAACGTTGTGGTTAACCACCTGCCTGAATTAACTGTTCATAAAGAAGTGCTTGACCAAGATGGTAAGTCTATCCAAAATGGCACAGTGAAAATCGGTGATGAAGTAACTTATAAATTGGAAGGTTGGGTCATCCCAGCAGGTCGTGGCTATGACCTAACAGAATATAAATTTGTGGATCATCTTCAGCACACGCATGACCTCTACCAGAAAGACAAGGTCCTTGCGACAGTTGATATTACTTTATCAGATGGCATGGTAATTTCAAAAGGTTCTGATCTCGCTCAATATACAGAAACAGTATATAACAAAGAAACAGGACAATATGAATTAGCGTTCAAGCAAGACTTCTTAGCTAAAGTCGTTCGTTCTAGCGAATTTGGTGCAGATGCTTTTGTGGTTGTTAAACGCATCAAAGCAGGTGATGTGACAAATGAGTACACTTTGTATGTCAACGGTAATCCTGTGAAGTCTAATAAAGTCACCACTCATACGGCAGAACCACCTCAACCTGTGACACCTAAAGCACCAGCTTTACCATCCACAGGAGAGCAAGGGGTATCTGTACTAACGGTTCTTGGAGCAGGTTTACTATCACTTTTAGGCCTTGTGGGACTTAAAAAGCGTCAATAG
- a CDS encoding VirB4-like conjugal transfer ATPase, CD1110 family — MTLMKTEKERAKQLQRALKASTQNTIQYTSLFEDGLMHIVDETYSKSWQLGDTNYITGSEDEKLDIIEYYVDALNGLDSENTYQLTILNRPVPTTLLDQITYDLEGDERDVFRKEYNNIIRSRFAKDQNNFKVEKFVTVSTRAKDRKQAYRKLNDVDTHFTTQFQLVDVLLKSLDGTERLNIFADLLRGNPYLDVDYKDVRISGLSTKSFIAPGRLWFQPDQFMMDKKYCKILFARTFPAFLNDRLIKSLTDIGIELAISIHAQPYDVAEAVKKVNTAEAGVKMDMVKSQVSAAQKGISSNLAVSSVAQDTADEAEKWKAEINDNDQKMFSGVFLVMVKADSAEELADYTSRIKQAGRKHVIEFEETYYHQEEALNSMLPIGKTYIDVKRRFMRDMTTTNIATQIPFTNTDLQSQSPLANYYGQNQISNNIISLDRQRDLYTSSGVILGSSGSGKSVFVKINEVIPAILRFPNDRVIIVDPEEEYVDIGHAFGAQVIDIYPGTKTHFNLMDIPDLDKLRDEDKDFVGQKASLIMGLFENILQEVTDDDVSLIDRVTRLCYEQITDRIPTLKDWHDILLEQPEEEAQSLALKSESYTKGSQDIFAYETNVDLNNQVVIFNLKKLSGKLKPFAMMVIQDYIWQHVVDHKDEFVTRVYFDEMQNQFETDDQAAFFSKMYARIRKYGSIPTGITQNVETLLSRKEGRNLLYNSEFLVLLKQKKTTIPYLLKTINLTDALVRYIEKPKAIGTGLIIAGTTTVPFENPIPEDTELFRLVATDAYRKME, encoded by the coding sequence ATGACCCTAATGAAAACTGAAAAAGAACGAGCAAAACAATTACAGAGAGCTCTGAAGGCTAGTACACAAAATACAATTCAGTACACCTCTCTCTTTGAAGATGGACTCATGCACATTGTTGATGAAACCTATTCCAAGTCTTGGCAATTAGGCGATACGAATTACATCACAGGTAGTGAAGACGAAAAACTAGATATTATTGAATACTATGTTGATGCTTTAAATGGTCTAGATAGTGAAAATACCTATCAGTTGACGATTCTTAATCGTCCTGTCCCTACAACCTTACTGGATCAGATTACCTATGACTTAGAAGGTGATGAGCGAGATGTCTTTCGGAAAGAATACAATAATATTATCCGTTCTCGCTTTGCAAAAGATCAAAATAACTTTAAAGTGGAAAAATTTGTGACGGTCTCGACAAGGGCTAAAGATCGGAAACAAGCTTACCGTAAGTTAAATGATGTTGATACCCATTTTACAACACAGTTTCAATTAGTTGATGTCCTTCTCAAGTCGTTAGATGGGACAGAAAGGCTCAATATCTTTGCGGATTTGCTGAGAGGGAATCCTTACCTCGATGTGGACTATAAGGATGTGAGAATTTCAGGTCTGAGCACTAAATCCTTCATCGCTCCTGGTCGTCTTTGGTTTCAACCTGACCAGTTTATGATGGATAAGAAATATTGTAAGATTCTCTTTGCCAGAACTTTCCCAGCCTTCCTTAATGACCGACTCATTAAATCCTTAACAGACATTGGGATTGAATTAGCTATTTCCATTCATGCCCAGCCTTATGACGTTGCTGAAGCGGTGAAAAAAGTCAATACAGCTGAGGCAGGTGTGAAAATGGACATGGTTAAATCTCAAGTGTCTGCTGCTCAAAAAGGGATTTCTAGTAATTTAGCAGTTTCTAGTGTTGCTCAAGATACGGCAGATGAAGCTGAAAAATGGAAAGCAGAAATCAATGACAACGATCAGAAAATGTTTTCTGGTGTTTTTTTGGTTATGGTAAAAGCTGATAGTGCTGAAGAATTGGCAGACTACACAAGTCGCATCAAACAGGCTGGACGCAAACACGTGATAGAATTTGAGGAAACTTATTATCACCAAGAGGAAGCGCTCAATAGTATGCTACCGATTGGAAAGACTTATATCGATGTTAAACGTCGCTTTATGCGAGATATGACGACAACCAATATAGCTACCCAAATTCCATTCACTAATACAGACTTACAATCTCAAAGTCCACTAGCTAATTACTATGGTCAAAATCAAATTTCTAATAATATTATTTCTCTTGACCGACAACGGGATTTATATACGTCTTCAGGTGTTATTCTTGGGTCTTCTGGGTCAGGGAAGTCTGTTTTTGTTAAAATAAACGAAGTCATTCCAGCTATTTTACGTTTTCCAAACGATCGGGTCATCATAGTCGATCCCGAGGAAGAGTACGTGGACATTGGCCATGCCTTTGGTGCTCAGGTTATTGATATCTATCCAGGAACGAAAACCCATTTTAATCTCATGGATATTCCTGATCTGGATAAGCTTCGAGATGAAGATAAAGATTTTGTAGGGCAAAAAGCATCTCTTATCATGGGACTCTTTGAAAATATCCTTCAAGAAGTGACTGACGATGATGTGTCACTTATTGACCGTGTCACTCGCCTTTGTTATGAACAGATTACCGATCGCATCCCAACCCTAAAGGATTGGCATGATATTCTCTTGGAACAGCCTGAAGAGGAAGCGCAAAGTCTCGCTCTAAAATCAGAATCCTATACCAAAGGATCTCAAGATATTTTTGCTTATGAAACGAATGTAGACCTCAATAACCAAGTTGTTATTTTTAACTTGAAAAAACTATCTGGGAAATTAAAACCCTTTGCCATGATGGTCATTCAGGATTATATTTGGCAACACGTCGTTGATCACAAAGATGAGTTTGTGACTAGGGTTTACTTTGATGAGATGCAGAATCAATTTGAAACAGATGACCAGGCAGCTTTCTTTTCTAAAATGTATGCACGTATCCGTAAATACGGGTCAATCCCAACAGGGATTACGCAGAATGTGGAAACATTGCTTTCTCGGAAAGAAGGTCGCAACTTACTATATAATAGTGAGTTCCTCGTGCTCTTAAAACAAAAGAAAACGACCATTCCCTACTTACTAAAAACCATTAATCTAACCGATGCTCTCGTTCGCTATATTGAAAAGCCAAAAGCGATTGGAACGGGCTTAATTATTGCAGGTACAACAACTGTCCCATTTGAAAATCCTATTCCTGAGGATACAGAATTATTTCGCTTAGTCGCAACCGATGCTTATCGAAAAATGGAGTAA
- a CDS encoding PrgI family mobile element protein — MNKLGSEFFKAIDQFERGIIGSFTWRQILMFVGIVLGVGFATVISLLQLPSILFYLSLVLTVPPAFIYGIKKDEHIKEVITFRLKVQERAYQTEYESEEIHGAFIPQKGVQEWNDPNEN; from the coding sequence ATGAACAAACTAGGAAGTGAATTTTTTAAGGCCATAGATCAATTTGAGCGAGGCATTATCGGAAGTTTTACCTGGAGACAAATTCTGATGTTTGTGGGAATTGTCTTGGGGGTTGGATTTGCGACAGTTATCTCATTGCTGCAGCTGCCAAGCATTCTCTTTTACCTCTCGCTAGTTTTAACCGTGCCACCGGCCTTTATCTATGGCATCAAAAAAGATGAACACATCAAAGAAGTGATTACCTTTAGGCTCAAGGTGCAAGAAAGAGCCTACCAAACCGAATATGAAAGTGAGGAAATTCATGGTGCGTTTATTCCCCAAAAGGGTGTCCAAGAATGGAATGACCCTAATGAAAACTGA